Proteins encoded within one genomic window of Candidatus Binatus sp.:
- the hrcA gene encoding heat-inducible transcriptional repressor HrcA, with amino-acid sequence MKLGQENITLSKRRHDLLLATVQEFIATAEPVGSAQIVARHQLGVRAAMVRNIMSELEDAGFLRQPHTSAGRVPTEKAYRYYVDNLAAAARIGFEDRAQIELHYSTAAGDLSAVLRDTPRLLALLTGQAAMVMPPRLEASILEQVNFVRLREKQVLAVFVTEKGAAQNRIVDTERDHSQGELDRMARYLNDSLEGRTLDEACKWIAAQLKEERARYDRFMHDALALGEAISGHVARIDLYVEGGLQALEQPEFADRSKMRELLRALEDKSALLELLERSLAHDGLTVSIGAENYDPRLASLSVVAASYLSGSTVLGSLAIVGPVRMEYDRVIPLVEYTARAISRLLEH; translated from the coding sequence ATGAAACTCGGCCAGGAAAATATCACACTGTCGAAACGCCGCCACGATTTGCTGCTGGCGACCGTGCAGGAATTTATCGCGACTGCGGAGCCGGTCGGCTCGGCGCAGATCGTCGCGCGGCATCAACTGGGCGTGCGCGCCGCGATGGTTCGCAACATAATGTCGGAACTCGAGGACGCGGGATTTCTCCGCCAGCCGCATACGTCGGCGGGCCGCGTGCCGACCGAGAAAGCGTATCGCTACTACGTGGACAATCTCGCGGCTGCGGCGCGAATCGGCTTCGAGGATCGCGCGCAGATCGAACTTCACTACTCGACTGCGGCCGGCGATCTGAGCGCGGTGCTGCGCGATACTCCGCGACTGCTCGCGCTGCTCACCGGGCAGGCTGCGATGGTGATGCCGCCGCGGCTCGAAGCCTCGATTCTCGAGCAGGTGAACTTCGTGCGGCTCCGCGAAAAGCAGGTGCTCGCGGTGTTCGTCACTGAGAAGGGCGCTGCGCAGAATCGAATCGTCGATACCGAGCGCGATCATTCGCAAGGGGAACTGGATCGGATGGCGCGCTACCTGAACGACTCGCTCGAGGGACGCACGCTCGACGAAGCGTGCAAATGGATCGCGGCGCAGCTCAAGGAAGAGCGTGCGCGTTACGATCGCTTCATGCACGACGCGCTTGCGCTGGGCGAGGCAATTTCCGGCCACGTCGCGCGTATCGACCTGTACGTCGAGGGTGGCCTGCAGGCGCTCGAGCAGCCGGAATTCGCCGATCGCTCCAAGATGCGCGAGTTGCTGCGCGCGCTCGAGGACAAGAGCGCGCTGCTGGAGCTGCTCGAGCGAAGCCTCGCACACGACGGCCTGACCGTGTCGATCGGCGCTGAAAACTACGATCCGCGGCTCGCTTCGCTGAGCGTGGTCGCAGCGTCGTATCTCAGCGGCAGCACCGTGCTGGGCAGCCTCGCGATCGTCGGCCCGGTGCGGATGGAATACGACCGCGTGATTCCGCTGGTCGAGTACACCGCCCGCGCGATCTCTCGCCTGCTAGAGCACTGA
- the grpE gene encoding nucleotide exchange factor GrpE, whose product MGNRHKGNSGFGDDHDQADAARGTDAGGIEQPDASAATDAGGSNADLAALLAAKDKEIAELKDKYLRTLADSENARKRIRQQSEESVRIQRENILRDLLPVVDNLERAISAARGGTDIKTVVQGVEMVLAALHDFLRNQGVTPVSAVGEVFDPLRHEAADHVSSDQHQPNTVVSEFHRGYLLGDRILRPARVSVAKDGSARRSGGENDASDIENN is encoded by the coding sequence ATGGGCAATCGACACAAGGGAAATAGCGGGTTCGGCGATGATCACGATCAGGCCGACGCGGCGCGCGGCACAGACGCGGGCGGAATCGAGCAACCTGATGCGTCCGCGGCGACCGATGCGGGCGGCTCCAACGCCGACCTCGCAGCGCTGCTAGCGGCCAAGGACAAGGAAATCGCCGAGCTGAAGGATAAGTACTTGCGCACGCTCGCCGACTCGGAAAACGCGCGCAAGCGAATCCGCCAGCAGAGCGAGGAATCGGTTCGCATCCAGCGCGAAAATATCCTGCGCGACCTGCTGCCCGTCGTGGATAACCTCGAGCGCGCGATCAGCGCGGCTCGTGGCGGCACCGACATCAAGACGGTAGTGCAGGGCGTCGAGATGGTACTGGCCGCGCTGCACGATTTTCTGCGCAACCAGGGAGTGACGCCGGTGAGCGCCGTCGGCGAAGTATTCGATCCTTTGCGGCACGAGGCGGCCGATCACGTCAGCTCCGACCAGCATCAGCCGAACACGGTGGTCAGCGAGTTCCATCGCGGCTACCTGTTGGGCGATCGAATCCTGCGTCCGGCGCGGGTGTCGGTGGCGAAAGATGGAAGTGCGCGGCGAAGCGGCGGCGAAAATGACGCCTCCGACATTGAAAACAATTAA
- the dnaK gene encoding molecular chaperone DnaK, producing the protein MAKVIGIDLGTTNSCVAVMEGGDPVVIANSEGSRTTPSVVAFTEAGERLIGQIARRQSITNPTNTVFAIKRLMGRRFDDVEVQKALKVLPYKVAKNDDGAAWVEIRGKKYSPAEISAFVLQKMKQTAEDYLGEKVTEAVITVPAYFNDSQRQATKDAGRIAGLNVLRIINEPTAASLSYGLDKKKDEKIAVFDLGGGTFDVSILELGEGVFEVKATNGDTFLGGEDFDQRIIDYLADEFRKDQGIDLRKDRMALQRLKEAAEKAKTELSTVTETDINLPFVTADQSGPKHLNIKLSRAKLEVLCADLLDRLDAPCTTALRDAGLKASDINEIVLVGGMTRMPAVQERVRRLFGKEGHKGVNPDEVVAIGAAIQAGVLKGEVKDVLLLDVTPLSLGIETLGGVFTKLIEKNTTIPTRKSQTFSTAQDNQTAVTIRVFQGEREMASDNKLLGQFDLIGIPSAPRGLPQIEVTFDIDANGIVNVHAKDLGTNKEQSIRITASSGLSEEEIKKMVREAESHAADDHARRQQAEARNKLDNLIYTTEKTLKDYGEQLDEASRKQVEDALAEARTKLESKDADEINRAAETLSAASHKLAEAMYSKTRQAGQGAGGADGGGAGGPEHGQAGGAGAKEDVVDADFKEVKDQ; encoded by the coding sequence ATGGCAAAAGTAATCGGAATCGATCTGGGCACCACGAATAGCTGCGTCGCGGTGATGGAAGGCGGCGATCCAGTCGTAATCGCGAACTCAGAAGGTAGCCGCACAACTCCCTCGGTGGTGGCCTTCACCGAAGCGGGCGAACGGCTGATTGGGCAAATCGCGCGGCGCCAGTCGATTACCAATCCGACCAACACGGTTTTCGCGATTAAGCGCCTGATGGGCCGGCGTTTCGACGACGTTGAAGTGCAGAAGGCGCTTAAGGTGCTGCCTTACAAGGTCGCCAAGAATGACGATGGCGCGGCGTGGGTGGAAATCCGCGGCAAGAAATACAGCCCCGCGGAAATTTCGGCGTTCGTCCTGCAAAAGATGAAGCAAACGGCCGAGGACTATCTCGGCGAGAAAGTCACCGAGGCGGTGATCACCGTCCCGGCGTACTTCAATGACAGCCAGCGGCAGGCAACCAAGGATGCGGGCCGGATCGCAGGCCTGAACGTGCTGCGCATCATCAACGAACCGACCGCCGCGTCGCTGTCGTACGGCCTCGACAAGAAGAAGGACGAGAAGATCGCCGTGTTCGACCTCGGCGGCGGTACGTTCGACGTATCGATTCTCGAACTCGGCGAAGGTGTATTCGAAGTCAAGGCGACCAACGGCGATACGTTCCTGGGCGGCGAAGATTTCGATCAGCGCATCATTGACTACCTGGCCGACGAATTCAGGAAGGACCAGGGAATCGATCTGCGCAAGGATCGGATGGCTTTGCAGCGCCTGAAGGAAGCGGCCGAGAAGGCCAAGACCGAGCTTTCGACCGTGACCGAGACGGACATCAACCTGCCGTTCGTGACGGCGGATCAGTCCGGACCGAAGCATCTGAACATCAAGCTCTCGCGCGCGAAGCTCGAAGTGCTCTGCGCCGATCTGCTCGATCGGCTCGACGCGCCGTGCACGACCGCGCTCCGCGATGCGGGCCTCAAGGCCAGCGACATCAACGAGATCGTGCTGGTCGGCGGGATGACCCGGATGCCGGCGGTGCAGGAGCGAGTGCGGCGACTGTTCGGCAAGGAAGGCCACAAGGGCGTCAATCCGGACGAAGTCGTCGCGATCGGCGCGGCAATCCAGGCGGGCGTGCTGAAGGGCGAAGTCAAGGACGTCCTGCTGCTCGACGTGACGCCGCTATCGCTCGGAATCGAGACGCTCGGCGGCGTGTTCACCAAGCTGATCGAAAAGAACACGACGATTCCCACCCGCAAGAGCCAAACGTTTTCGACTGCGCAGGACAATCAGACGGCGGTTACGATTCGCGTGTTCCAGGGCGAGCGCGAGATGGCGTCGGACAACAAGCTGCTCGGCCAGTTTGATTTGATCGGGATTCCGTCCGCGCCGCGCGGCCTGCCGCAGATCGAGGTGACGTTCGATATCGACGCGAACGGTATCGTCAACGTGCATGCAAAAGATCTCGGCACCAACAAGGAGCAGTCGATTCGCATCACCGCGTCGTCGGGCTTGAGCGAGGAAGAGATCAAGAAGATGGTGCGCGAGGCCGAATCGCACGCCGCCGACGATCATGCTCGCCGGCAGCAGGCCGAGGCGCGGAACAAGCTCGACAATTTGATTTATACGACCGAGAAGACGCTCAAGGACTACGGCGAGCAACTCGATGAGGCGTCGCGCAAGCAAGTCGAGGATGCGCTCGCGGAAGCGCGGACCAAGCTCGAATCCAAGGATGCCGACGAGATCAATCGCGCGGCGGAGACACTGTCCGCGGCATCGCACAAGCTCGCCGAGGCGATGTACAGCAAGACCCGGCAAGCGGGCCAGGGGGCAGGCGGCGCCGATGGCGGCGGCGCGGGTGGTCCGGAACACGGCCAGGCAGGTGGCGCTGGCGCGAAGGAAGATGTCGTCGATGCGGACTTCAAGGAAGTCAAAGATCAATAA
- the dnaJ gene encoding molecular chaperone DnaJ, translating into MPAANKRDYYEILGVNRKAGDDELKKSYRRLAIQFHPDRNPGNKEAEERFKELNEAYQILSDPERRAQYDRFGHAAFQGPNGPGGFGGFDFSQGFEEVFSDIFGDFFGTGRGRSRSRTRRGDDLRYDLEVDFEEAAHGAEKVVKFQRLTQCEACNGTRARAGTSGAQQCPNCRGSGQVRTQQGFFSISTTCGQCRGEGTIISDPCPKCQGQGRLRKAESLAVKIPPGVDNGSRLKLRAEGEAGYGGGPQGDLYVVIHVKEHRLFVRQDNDVIIEVPISFPQAALGTEIEVPTLDGKLKLKIPSGTQSGKILRLKGKGIVDLHGYGRGDQLIKVVVETPRSLTARQRELLEEFAHLDGKAINHPLSKGFVDKLKEMFG; encoded by the coding sequence ATGCCTGCCGCTAACAAACGCGACTATTACGAAATACTGGGCGTCAATCGCAAAGCCGGTGACGACGAGTTAAAGAAGTCGTATCGACGGCTCGCAATTCAGTTTCATCCCGATCGCAACCCCGGCAACAAGGAAGCCGAGGAGCGATTCAAGGAACTCAACGAAGCCTACCAAATCCTGTCCGACCCGGAGCGGCGCGCGCAGTACGATCGTTTCGGTCATGCGGCTTTCCAGGGTCCGAATGGACCAGGCGGATTTGGCGGTTTCGACTTCAGCCAGGGCTTCGAGGAAGTCTTCTCGGACATCTTCGGTGATTTCTTCGGCACCGGCCGCGGACGATCGCGTTCGCGTACTCGCCGTGGCGACGATCTGCGCTACGACCTCGAAGTCGATTTTGAAGAAGCCGCCCACGGCGCCGAAAAGGTCGTCAAGTTTCAGCGCCTGACCCAGTGCGAGGCGTGCAACGGTACTCGCGCTCGCGCCGGTACGAGCGGAGCGCAGCAATGCCCCAATTGTCGCGGCAGCGGGCAGGTTCGCACTCAGCAGGGATTTTTCTCGATATCGACGACGTGCGGACAGTGCCGCGGCGAGGGCACGATCATCTCCGACCCATGCCCCAAGTGCCAGGGCCAGGGGCGGCTGCGCAAGGCTGAATCGCTCGCCGTGAAAATTCCTCCCGGCGTGGACAACGGTTCGCGCCTCAAGTTGCGCGCCGAGGGTGAAGCGGGCTACGGTGGCGGGCCGCAAGGCGATCTCTACGTCGTGATCCACGTCAAAGAGCATCGCCTGTTCGTACGCCAGGACAACGACGTCATCATAGAAGTGCCGATCAGCTTTCCGCAAGCCGCGCTCGGTACCGAGATCGAAGTTCCGACGCTCGACGGCAAGCTGAAGCTCAAGATTCCTTCGGGCACGCAGTCGGGCAAGATTCTCAGGTTGAAGGGAAAGGGTATCGTCGATCTGCACGGCTACGGCCGCGGCGATCAATTGATCAAGGTTGTGGTCGAGACGCCGCGCAGCCTCACCGCTCGGCAGCGCGAACTGCTCGAGGAGTTCGCGCACCTTGACGGCAAAGCGATCAATCATCCGCTCTCGAAAGGCTTCGTCGATAAGCTCAAGGAAATGTTCGGCTAG
- a CDS encoding VOC family protein codes for MPHGIDHIIINVNDYAAAKYFYSWLMPQIGYPTVTTIEDPPPESSAGFIGARGSFWIRRSDPQFRADNFHRHRVGLCEIAFAADSRHHIDELAKQISAHGGHVTDLPREYAYVAGYYAVFFTDPDGMKLELVHIPR; via the coding sequence ATGCCGCACGGAATCGATCATATCATCATCAACGTGAACGATTACGCGGCGGCGAAGTATTTCTACTCGTGGCTGATGCCGCAGATTGGCTACCCGACCGTGACTACGATCGAGGATCCGCCGCCGGAGAGCAGCGCGGGATTTATCGGCGCGCGCGGTTCGTTCTGGATTCGGCGATCGGACCCGCAGTTTCGCGCCGATAACTTTCATCGGCATCGCGTGGGACTATGCGAGATCGCGTTTGCGGCCGATAGCCGGCATCACATCGACGAACTGGCGAAGCAGATCTCGGCGCACGGCGGTCACGTCACCGATCTGCCGCGCGAGTACGCTTACGTCGCAGGCTACTACGCGGTGTTCTTCACCGATCCGGACGGGATGAAACTGGAGTTGGTGCACATCCCGCGCTAA
- the aroE gene encoding shikimate dehydrogenase, which yields MSRDINGATVLTAIFGDPVEHSKSPAMHNAAYAALAMNRAYVAFRVRRENFAAALRAIPALNIAGVNLTVPHKESAARLIRNLSAEARLLGAVNCVINRRGDLYGDNTDARGLERDLRELKSHLRGGLAIVIGAGGAAAAAVLACQRIGAREIAICNRTIARARALKKRMTRPRASAMLTFGLDALTDAELLPRARIVVNATPMGLTTPQFASLDYDATPTDCLFYDLIYAAQATPFLRPAIALKRRVADGAGMLINQGELAFKLFNRIAPPAGVMKAALLESLGRNHL from the coding sequence ATGTCCCGCGACATCAACGGCGCGACGGTTCTGACCGCGATTTTTGGCGATCCGGTCGAGCATTCGAAATCGCCCGCGATGCATAATGCGGCATACGCGGCGCTCGCGATGAACCGCGCATACGTGGCGTTCCGGGTGCGCCGCGAGAACTTCGCGGCGGCGCTGCGCGCGATCCCGGCGCTCAATATTGCCGGCGTCAATCTGACCGTGCCGCACAAGGAATCCGCCGCCCGCCTGATCAGGAATCTGAGCGCCGAGGCTCGGTTGCTGGGCGCGGTCAATTGCGTCATCAATCGGCGCGGCGATCTTTACGGCGACAACACCGACGCGCGCGGGCTCGAGCGCGATCTGCGCGAGCTGAAATCCCATCTGCGCGGCGGCCTCGCGATCGTGATCGGAGCGGGCGGCGCGGCGGCGGCGGCGGTGCTCGCATGCCAGCGGATCGGCGCGCGCGAGATCGCGATCTGCAATCGTACGATTGCTCGAGCGCGCGCGCTCAAGAAACGGATGACGCGGCCTCGCGCTTCGGCGATGCTGACGTTCGGACTCGACGCGCTCACCGACGCTGAATTGCTGCCGCGCGCCCGCATCGTGGTCAACGCCACGCCGATGGGCCTCACGACGCCGCAGTTCGCATCGCTGGACTACGACGCGACGCCGACCGATTGTCTATTTTACGATTTGATCTATGCTGCGCAGGCGACCCCGTTCCTGCGGCCCGCGATTGCGCTCAAGCGCCGCGTTGCCGACGGAGCCGGGATGCTGATTAATCAGGGGGAGCTGGCGTTCAAACTGTTCAATCGAATCGCGCCGCCCGCGGGAGTGATGAAGGCGGCGCTGCTTGAGAGCCTCGGCCGAAACCATCTCTAA